The Dickeya poaceiphila DNA window ACCCTTGCCCACGCTTCATTACTGGGTGTAGCACTGGGTTTGCTGTTGGACATCAACCTGTTTTATGCGGTGATCACCATTACCCTGCTGCTGGCCGTAGGATTGGTTTGGCTGGAGCGTCGTCCTGGGCTGGCTATCGATACGTTACTAGGCATCATGGCGCACAGCGCGCTGTCGCTGGGCCTGGTGGTAGTTAGCCTGATGAACAATGTCCGCGTCGATTTGATGGCTTACCTGTTTGGCGACCTGCTTGCCGTCACCAGTGAAGATTTGTGGCTGATCGGCCCCGGCGCGCTAGTGGTACTTGGGGTACTGTGGTGGCAATGGCGCGCCCTGCTTTCCATGACCGTTAGTCCGGAACTGGCCGCAGTCGACGGTGTTCCGATTGCCCGCACCAAACTGGTATTGATGCTGATCACCGCCTTGACTATCGGCCTGGCAATGAAATTTGTCGGTGCACTGATCATCACTTCATTACTGATTATTCCTGCCGCCACCGCACGCCGATTTGCCCGCACACCAGAACAGATGGCCGTCTGTGCGATAGGAGTTGGTATTCTGGCCGTCACTGGCGGTCTGGCATTTTCAGCACAAGCCAACACACCTGCCGGTCCTTCGGTTGTACTGTCCGCGTCGCTATTGTTCATGCTCAGTCTGCTGAAAAGGCAAACTGCCTGATACCACGATAGGTTGGCAACAGAGAAAAGCCAGGCAGTCTACCGCTATTCTCTGTTTTCCTACTCTTCGCGTTCGCGGGTCAGGCCGAAATGGCGATAGGCGTGCTGCGTCGCAATGCGACCACGTGGTGTGCGTTGCAGGAAACCCTGCTGAATCAGATAGGGTTCCAGCACATCTTCAATGGTTTCACGTTCTTCACCAATCGCCGCCGCCAGATTATCCAAACCAACCGGGCCACCCATAAATTTATCGATAACCGCCAGCAGCAGCTTGCGGTCCATATAATCGAACCCTTCGGAATCAACCGCCAGCATATCCAACGCCTGAACCGCCACGTCTGCAGAGATCGCACCATCTGATTTCACTTCAGAGAAATCCCGCACCCGGCGCAACAACCGGTTGGCGATACGCGGCGTACCGCGCGACCGACGTGCTACTTCCAGTGCACCGTCAGCCGTCATATCCAGTCCCAGGCATTGGGCACTGCGTTGCACGATATATTGCAGATCAGCAACCTGATAGAATTCGAGCCGCTGCACGATGCCAAAACGGTCACGTAGCGGTGAAGTCAACGAACCGGCGCGGGTTGTGGCACCAACCAGCGTGAAAGGCGGCAAATCCAGCTTGATGGAGCGCGCTGCCGGCCCTTCGCCGATCATGATATCCAACTGATAATCTTCCATCGCCGGATAGAGCACCTCCTCCACCACTGGCGACAATCGATGAATTTCGTCGATGAACAGCACATCGTGCGGTTCAAGGTTGGTAAGCAACGCCGCCAAATCTCCTGCTTTTTCCAGCACCGGCCCGGAGGTTGTACGCAGATTTACCCCCATTTCGTTGGCGACGATATTGGCCAGCGTGGTCTTTCCCAACCCCGGAGGGCCGAAAATCAATAGATGATCAAGCGCATCGCCACGCTTGCGGGCTGCCTCGATAAAAATTTCCATCTGTTCGCGTACCACCGGCTGCCCAACATATTCCGACAACAGCTTCGGGCGAATGGCACGATCCAGTATTTCTTCATCGGACACTGCGCCGGGAGAAATCAGACGATCAGCTTCAATCATACATACCTCACAGCGCAGCGCGCAGCGCATCCCTGATCAGGGTTTCGCAGTCAGCGCCCGGTCGAGACACTTTATTCACCATCCGGCTGGCCTCCTGCGGTTTATAGCCAAGAGCAACCAGCGCCGCTTCAGCCTCAGCCTGTGGTTCCGCTTCCGGCTCCACATTGCCAGCCGTGGCGGGTAAGGTAATATCGCTGGCGGCATTGAACAGCTCGCCGTTCAGGCCTTTAAAGCGGTCTTTCATTTCAACGACCAGCCGTTCTGCGGTTTTCTTACCTACCCCCGGCAATTTTACCAGCGCGTTAATTTCCTGACGCTCCACCGCGCTGACGAACTGCTGGGCCGACATGCCGGACAAAATCGCCAGCGCCAGTTTCGGCCCCACGCCATTCACTTTGATCAGTTCACGAAACAGAGAACGCTCTTGTTTATTATTAAAGCCAAACAGTAGCTGTGCGTCTTCACGCACCACAAAATGGGTAAAAATCACCGCCTTCTGGCCAAGGTCCGGCAACTCGTAAAAGCAGGTCATCGGCATATGCACTTCATATCCGACGCCGCTGGCTTCAATCAGTACCAGTGGCGGTTGTTTTTCCAATACGATGCCTCTGAGACGACCTATCACGTGGTGTTTTCCTTAATCTGGCTGACGTAAACGTGGCGTATAGCTTATAACACAAAAAAAGAGGCGGATACAGAAAAGCTGGATGCATATCCAGATATAGAGCAGAACGGTGGAT harbors:
- the znuB gene encoding zinc ABC transporter permease subunit ZnuB, whose amino-acid sequence is MIELLLPGWLAGVCLAVAAGPLGSFVVWRRMSYFGDTLAHASLLGVALGLLLDINLFYAVITITLLLAVGLVWLERRPGLAIDTLLGIMAHSALSLGLVVVSLMNNVRVDLMAYLFGDLLAVTSEDLWLIGPGALVVLGVLWWQWRALLSMTVSPELAAVDGVPIARTKLVLMLITALTIGLAMKFVGALIITSLLIIPAATARRFARTPEQMAVCAIGVGILAVTGGLAFSAQANTPAGPSVVLSASLLFMLSLLKRQTA
- the ruvB gene encoding Holliday junction branch migration DNA helicase RuvB, with amino-acid sequence MIEADRLISPGAVSDEEILDRAIRPKLLSEYVGQPVVREQMEIFIEAARKRGDALDHLLIFGPPGLGKTTLANIVANEMGVNLRTTSGPVLEKAGDLAALLTNLEPHDVLFIDEIHRLSPVVEEVLYPAMEDYQLDIMIGEGPAARSIKLDLPPFTLVGATTRAGSLTSPLRDRFGIVQRLEFYQVADLQYIVQRSAQCLGLDMTADGALEVARRSRGTPRIANRLLRRVRDFSEVKSDGAISADVAVQALDMLAVDSEGFDYMDRKLLLAVIDKFMGGPVGLDNLAAAIGEERETIEDVLEPYLIQQGFLQRTPRGRIATQHAYRHFGLTREREE
- the ruvA gene encoding Holliday junction branch migration protein RuvA, with translation MIGRLRGIVLEKQPPLVLIEASGVGYEVHMPMTCFYELPDLGQKAVIFTHFVVREDAQLLFGFNNKQERSLFRELIKVNGVGPKLALAILSGMSAQQFVSAVERQEINALVKLPGVGKKTAERLVVEMKDRFKGLNGELFNAASDITLPATAGNVEPEAEPQAEAEAALVALGYKPQEASRMVNKVSRPGADCETLIRDALRAAL